From Pseudomonadota bacterium, a single genomic window includes:
- a CDS encoding dinitrogenase iron-molybdenum cofactor biosynthesis protein yields the protein MQVAIVSTDGMNVDEHFGRAARFLIYEVEGGTRLLLANRVSHPLSDGDTSHDFNPERFSQIAENLVGCEKVYCTKIGEKPSEELKKLGIEAVLYEGPIKGIGV from the coding sequence ATGCAGGTAGCGATTGTTTCGACGGATGGGATGAATGTGGATGAGCATTTCGGACGGGCGGCCCGGTTTCTGATCTATGAGGTTGAAGGTGGCACCCGGCTGCTTCTGGCCAACCGGGTGTCGCATCCTCTGTCCGACGGGGATACGAGCCATGACTTCAACCCGGAGCGATTTTCGCAGATTGCTGAGAATCTGGTCGGGTGCGAAAAGGTCTATTGTACAAAGATCGGTGAAAAGCCGAGCGAGGAACTGAAGAAACTGGGGATTGAAGCGGTTCTTTACGAGGGGCCGATTAAAGGAATTGGTGTCTGA
- a CDS encoding nitrogenase, whose protein sequence is MATETILHRETTTLPHPHPPKSPRPVGGRGLLPKYVSTTNACKLCKPLGACLAFRGIEGSVPYLHGSQGCATYMRRYIISHFNEPIDIASSSLGEKNAIYGGGANLKQGLKNVTDKYQPQMIGIATTCLTETIGDDLNLIVHEYRKEAGESAKMPILVKVSTPSYSGTHMEGFHAAVLSVLATLCEETPPNGRVNILPGFLSPADLRYLKEVLAAFALSATVLPDISDTLDGPALDEYQLIPAGGTPLGEIRTMGGAAATIEFGSTISDKESGGTFLEKSFGVGKQRLTMPIGVAATDRFFAALAGLSGKATPARYAGARGRLIDSLVDGHKYVFGKKAVVYGEEDLVVALAGFLAEIGVQPVLCASGGKSGRLKEAVAAVTDGLCEVAPETYDDIDFHEIESRATELAPDLIIGHSKGYPLARKLAIPLIRVGFPIHDRVGGQRILHIGYEGAQHLFDRIANAMIQVKQDSSPVGYSYM, encoded by the coding sequence ATGGCAACTGAAACCATTCTCCATCGCGAAACCACGACCCTTCCTCATCCTCATCCCCCCAAAAGCCCCCGGCCGGTTGGCGGCCGGGGGCTGCTCCCGAAGTATGTTTCGACGACCAATGCCTGCAAACTCTGCAAGCCTCTGGGGGCGTGTCTGGCCTTTCGCGGGATTGAGGGGAGTGTTCCCTATCTGCACGGCTCACAGGGGTGCGCCACCTATATGCGGCGGTATATCATCAGTCATTTCAACGAACCGATCGATATCGCCTCCTCATCCCTGGGCGAAAAAAACGCGATCTACGGCGGCGGTGCGAATCTGAAGCAGGGCTTAAAAAACGTCACCGACAAATACCAGCCGCAGATGATCGGGATCGCCACCACCTGTCTGACCGAGACCATCGGCGATGATCTGAACCTGATCGTCCATGAGTATCGGAAAGAAGCGGGAGAGTCGGCAAAAATGCCGATCCTGGTCAAGGTCTCGACCCCCAGTTATTCGGGAACCCATATGGAGGGCTTTCACGCGGCGGTGTTGAGCGTGCTTGCGACCCTCTGCGAAGAGACCCCGCCGAACGGCCGGGTGAATATTCTGCCCGGTTTTTTGTCTCCGGCCGATCTTCGCTACTTGAAAGAAGTGCTGGCGGCCTTTGCGCTTTCCGCCACCGTGCTGCCGGATATCTCCGATACCCTGGACGGCCCGGCCCTCGACGAGTATCAGCTGATTCCTGCCGGCGGCACCCCGCTGGGTGAGATCCGCACCATGGGCGGAGCTGCCGCAACCATCGAGTTCGGTTCGACGATCAGTGACAAGGAGAGCGGCGGCACTTTTCTGGAAAAGAGCTTCGGAGTCGGAAAGCAGCGGCTGACCATGCCGATCGGGGTTGCCGCCACCGACCGCTTTTTTGCAGCGCTGGCAGGATTGTCCGGCAAAGCGACCCCGGCCCGTTATGCCGGAGCGCGGGGCCGGTTGATCGACAGCCTGGTTGACGGTCACAAGTATGTGTTCGGCAAAAAAGCGGTTGTTTACGGCGAAGAGGATCTGGTGGTCGCCCTGGCCGGGTTTCTCGCCGAGATCGGGGTCCAGCCGGTACTCTGCGCCTCCGGCGGCAAAAGCGGCAGATTAAAAGAAGCGGTGGCCGCGGTCACCGACGGCCTCTGCGAAGTCGCGCCGGAGACCTATGATGATATCGATTTCCACGAAATCGAGAGTCGGGCAACGGAGCTTGCGCCTGACCTGATCATCGGCCATTCCAAGGGCTACCCGCTGGCCAGAAAGCTTGCCATCCCCCTGATCCGGGTCGGCTTCCCGATCCATGACCGGGTCGGCGGCCAGCGCATCCTCCATATCGGTTACGAGGGCGCGCAACATCTCTTCGACCGGATCGCCAACGCAATGATCCAGGTGAAGCAGGATTCGTCACCGGTCGGCTACTCGTATATGTGA
- the modB gene encoding molybdate ABC transporter permease subunit — MDLTPLYLSAKLALISTVVLLIIAAPLTCWLVFNPVRGRFLIESLIGLPLVLPPTVLGFFLLIVMGPEGVIGRSWENLTGAPLVFTFTGIVIAAMAHSLPYAFQPLKTAFERVDRRLLESAYVLGCSKKGAFFRVVLPNTVNGLVAAAILAFAHTMGEFGVILMVGGSIPGRTRVASIAIYEYVEALRYREAWLLSLALVVISYLVLLAVNLLNRRGEHGA, encoded by the coding sequence ATGGACCTGACCCCTTTATATCTTTCCGCGAAGCTCGCCCTGATCAGCACCGTTGTTCTCCTGATCATTGCCGCGCCGCTGACCTGCTGGCTGGTCTTTAACCCGGTCCGGGGCAGGTTTCTGATCGAATCGTTGATCGGTCTGCCGCTGGTGCTGCCGCCGACGGTCCTTGGTTTTTTTCTCCTGATCGTCATGGGTCCGGAGGGGGTGATCGGCAGATCCTGGGAGAACCTGACCGGCGCACCCCTGGTTTTTACCTTTACCGGCATCGTGATTGCGGCGATGGCCCACAGTTTGCCCTACGCCTTCCAGCCCTTGAAGACCGCCTTTGAAAGGGTCGACCGGAGGCTCCTGGAATCGGCCTATGTTCTTGGCTGTTCAAAGAAGGGCGCTTTTTTCAGGGTGGTTCTGCCCAATACCGTAAACGGCCTGGTGGCGGCGGCGATTCTCGCTTTTGCCCATACCATGGGAGAGTTCGGGGTGATCCTGATGGTGGGCGGCAGTATTCCCGGCAGAACCCGGGTGGCCTCAATCGCGATCTACGAATATGTCGAGGCGTTGCGCTACCGGGAAGCGTGGCTGCTGTCGCTCGCGCTGGTGGTCATCAGCTATCTGGTTTTACTTGCGGTCAACCTTTTGAACAGGAGGGGAGAGCATGGGGCTTAA
- the modA gene encoding molybdate ABC transporter substrate-binding protein: MKIPAIPIAVVWVILCAFPLAAAERQVVMIATAANFMGAMEKISEVYHAETGSRVETVYSSTGKLYAQIKKGAPYDLFLAADARRPELLAEEGVCAESFVYATGEVVLWTGNRSFADAENWQQVILNEGVRRISVSTPETAPYGAAAFAALEEKGFLPRLRDRLVYGQNVAQAFQFAVHGSTDLGLIALSLALSEKGRPGFFWRVPEAPKIVQKGCVVTGGDNEEAARDFLEFMRGETGRTVLHEFGYR; encoded by the coding sequence ATGAAGATCCCTGCCATTCCGATAGCGGTTGTTTGGGTCATCTTGTGCGCTTTCCCCCTTGCGGCGGCGGAGCGGCAGGTGGTGATGATCGCGACGGCGGCAAACTTCATGGGGGCGATGGAAAAAATCTCCGAGGTTTATCACGCGGAAACCGGGAGCAGGGTGGAGACGGTGTATTCCTCGACCGGCAAACTGTATGCCCAGATCAAAAAGGGCGCTCCCTACGATCTCTTTCTGGCTGCGGACGCGCGCAGACCGGAACTTCTCGCCGAAGAGGGGGTGTGCGCGGAATCTTTTGTCTATGCCACCGGAGAAGTTGTGCTCTGGACCGGAAACCGGTCGTTCGCCGATGCAGAGAACTGGCAGCAGGTCATTCTGAACGAAGGAGTCAGGAGGATCTCCGTTTCAACTCCGGAGACTGCGCCGTATGGCGCCGCAGCTTTTGCGGCGCTTGAAGAGAAAGGTTTTCTGCCGAGGCTCAGGGACAGGCTGGTCTACGGGCAGAACGTGGCCCAGGCCTTTCAGTTTGCAGTGCACGGCAGCACCGACCTCGGCTTGATCGCCTTGTCCCTCGCCTTGTCGGAGAAGGGCAGGCCGGGATTCTTCTGGCGGGTGCCGGAGGCTCCGAAAATCGTGCAGAAGGGTTGCGTGGTCACAGGCGGAGACAATGAAGAGGCGGCGCGTGATTTTCTCGAATTCATGCGCGGTGAAACGGGCCGCACCGTACTACATGAATTCGGCTACCGGTGA
- a CDS encoding BrnT family toxin → MKYFNWNTEKNEKLREDRGVSFEEAVFAIEQGQLLDILEHPNKEQYENQMIFVVKIFNYVWLIPFVEDENEVFLKTIIPSRKATRQYLHGGGDND, encoded by the coding sequence ATGAAATATTTTAACTGGAATACAGAAAAAAATGAGAAGTTGCGAGAAGACCGCGGAGTCTCGTTCGAGGAAGCAGTTTTTGCTATTGAACAAGGGCAATTGCTTGATATTCTTGAACATCCAAACAAAGAGCAATATGAAAACCAAATGATATTCGTAGTCAAAATATTCAACTATGTGTGGCTGATTCCTTTTGTCGAGGATGAAAATGAGGTTTTTTTAAAGACCATCATCCCCAGCAGAAAAGCAACAAGGCAATATTTACATGGAGGCGGAGACAATGATTGA
- a CDS encoding antitoxin → MIDFTAEEKELLESFEKNEWKPIKGKTKKVSLYQQIAVSTFKKDSRVNIRMSSKDIHAIQVKALEEGIPYQTLISSILHKYVAGKLKEKEL, encoded by the coding sequence ATGATTGATTTCACGGCAGAAGAAAAAGAATTACTGGAGTCATTTGAAAAAAATGAGTGGAAACCAATCAAAGGGAAAACGAAGAAGGTGTCTCTCTATCAGCAGATAGCAGTGTCCACTTTCAAAAAAGACAGCCGGGTAAATATTCGTATGTCCAGCAAAGACATTCATGCGATCCAGGTAAAAGCATTGGAGGAAGGCATTCCCTACCAAACCCTGATTTCCAGCATTCTTCACAAATATGTAGCTGGAAAATTGAAGGAAAAAGAACTTTAA
- the nifE gene encoding nitrogenase iron-molybdenum cofactor biosynthesis protein NifE, whose product MAEQIFAERQNQIHRKGRKPFAIECDKESLAGAVSQRACVFCGSRVVLYPIADAVHLVHGPIGCAVYTWDIRGALSSGPELHRLSFSTDLQEKDVIFGGEQKLHDALNELIDRYQPKAAFVYSTCIVGIIGDDLEAVCKKVAAEKGIPVLPVQSEGFKGNKRAGYEAACNAMFRLVGTGEIANIAKHSINILGDFNLAGEIWLIREYFKRMGVEVVANITGDGRVDDIKRAHGAALNVVQCSGATMILANLMKEKYGTPVIRVSYFGIEDMAESLYAVANHFGDRQMLERAKEIVRQELEILVPTLKKYRAALTGKKAAIYVGGAFKAFSLVKAFRHLGMQVVMVGSQTGTKEDYQELQEITDDGTIIVDDANPLELSSFLQEKEVDIFVGGVKERPIAYKLGIAFCDHNHERKEMLAGFAGMMNFAKEVYGSVMSPVWRLVPRKLNQKTALQNFDSARSAEL is encoded by the coding sequence ATGGCGGAACAGATATTTGCAGAACGGCAGAACCAGATCCACCGCAAGGGGAGAAAGCCCTTTGCCATCGAGTGCGACAAGGAAAGCCTGGCCGGCGCGGTGAGTCAGCGGGCCTGTGTGTTCTGCGGTTCGCGGGTGGTTCTCTATCCGATTGCCGATGCCGTGCATCTGGTCCACGGGCCGATCGGCTGCGCGGTCTATACCTGGGATATTCGCGGGGCTTTGTCCTCCGGGCCGGAACTGCACCGTTTGTCATTCTCCACTGATCTCCAGGAAAAAGACGTCATCTTCGGCGGTGAGCAGAAGCTCCATGACGCCCTGAATGAGTTGATCGACCGCTATCAGCCGAAGGCGGCCTTTGTTTACTCAACCTGCATTGTCGGGATCATCGGTGACGATCTCGAAGCGGTCTGTAAAAAGGTTGCGGCAGAAAAGGGGATCCCGGTGCTGCCGGTCCAGTCGGAAGGGTTCAAGGGTAACAAGCGCGCCGGATATGAAGCGGCCTGTAATGCCATGTTCCGGCTGGTCGGGACCGGTGAGATCGCGAACATCGCAAAACACTCGATCAATATTCTGGGCGATTTCAACCTGGCCGGCGAGATCTGGCTGATCCGCGAGTACTTCAAGCGGATGGGGGTCGAAGTGGTGGCGAACATCACCGGCGACGGCCGGGTCGATGATATCAAACGAGCCCACGGCGCGGCCTTGAACGTGGTCCAGTGTTCCGGGGCGACCATGATCCTCGCCAACCTGATGAAGGAAAAATACGGGACGCCGGTGATCCGGGTCTCCTATTTCGGGATCGAGGACATGGCCGAATCTCTCTATGCGGTGGCCAATCATTTCGGCGATCGACAGATGCTTGAACGGGCTAAAGAGATCGTGCGGCAGGAGCTGGAAATCCTGGTCCCGACCTTGAAGAAATACCGTGCCGCCTTGACCGGCAAGAAAGCCGCGATATACGTGGGCGGCGCGTTCAAGGCCTTTTCGCTGGTCAAGGCCTTTCGTCATCTCGGGATGCAGGTGGTGATGGTCGGCTCCCAGACCGGCACCAAGGAGGATTACCAGGAGTTGCAGGAGATCACCGACGACGGCACGATCATCGTTGATGACGCAAACCCCCTGGAGCTGTCGAGCTTCCTGCAGGAAAAGGAGGTCGATATCTTCGTCGGCGGGGTCAAGGAGCGGCCGATCGCCTATAAACTCGGGATCGCCTTCTGCGACCACAATCACGAACGAAAAGAGATGCTGGCCGGTTTTGCGGGGATGATGAACTTCGCCAAGGAGGTTTACGGATCGGTGATGAGTCCGGTCTGGCGACTGGTGCCCCGCAAGCTGAACCAGAAAACGGCGCTGCAGAATTTCGACTCCGCCCGCAGTGCGGAATTATAA
- a CDS encoding helix-turn-helix domain-containing protein: MPAKAPNISKKAADMLAALGSRIRTQRKAMRINATTLAEAAGMSRVTLHRIEKGEASVTIGAYLNAATALGLDFGVIEDADFLPPDNRDGMIPARIQLDEYPQLKKLAWQVQGVDALTPAEALDIYRRNWRHLDLNALEPHEQQLIDALQLGFNAQIDGDV; the protein is encoded by the coding sequence ATGCCAGCAAAAGCACCAAACATATCAAAAAAAGCTGCCGACATGCTCGCTGCGCTGGGAAGCCGGATTCGCACCCAGCGCAAGGCCATGCGCATCAATGCAACCACCCTGGCGGAGGCTGCGGGGATGTCCCGGGTCACTTTGCATCGAATTGAAAAAGGGGAAGCCTCGGTAACGATAGGGGCTTATCTTAATGCGGCAACAGCCCTGGGCCTTGATTTCGGTGTCATTGAAGACGCTGATTTTCTGCCCCCTGATAATCGTGACGGCATGATCCCGGCCCGAATTCAATTGGATGAATACCCGCAACTGAAGAAACTCGCATGGCAGGTGCAGGGTGTTGATGCGTTGACCCCAGCCGAAGCATTGGATATCTACAGGAGAAACTGGCGGCATCTGGATCTGAATGCTCTGGAACCGCATGAACAGCAACTGATAGATGCATTGCAGCTGGGCTTTAATGCACAAATTGATGGCGATGTTTAA
- a CDS encoding nucleotidyl transferase AbiEii/AbiGii toxin family protein, producing MFKRPHHQKIAFALKALNGPLLRENGCLFAGGTAIALRFGEYRESVGIDFLVSDIASYRNLRQLLTGSGGIAAIVREGVEPLIQQREIRADQYGIRTVLDVADQPIKFEIVLEGRIELLTIL from the coding sequence ATGTTTAAGCGACCGCATCATCAGAAAATTGCATTTGCCCTCAAGGCCCTGAACGGCCCGCTCTTAAGAGAGAATGGTTGTCTGTTTGCAGGCGGGACAGCGATCGCGCTGCGCTTTGGTGAATATCGGGAATCTGTTGGCATCGATTTTCTGGTTTCCGACATTGCCAGTTATCGAAACCTGCGTCAGTTGCTCACCGGTTCCGGAGGAATCGCGGCGATTGTCCGCGAAGGGGTTGAGCCGCTGATCCAGCAAAGGGAGATCAGAGCGGATCAATACGGGATCAGGACGGTTCTCGATGTGGCTGATCAGCCGATCAAATTTGAAATTGTTCTTGAAGGACGAATAGAACTGTTGACTATCCTGTGA
- a CDS encoding ATP-binding cassette domain-containing protein — protein MGLKVNIVKALPGFDINISFACGSGEFLALVGPSGAGKTTIMRIIAGLDQPDVGRISFNEVSWLDSRQGINLPPQKRNLGYVFQEYTLFPNLTVWKNVAFAAKDNAVVAELLKLFDILHLRDRKPRKLSGGERQRVALAQALAREPDILLLDEPFSALDVVSRQKLRQEVKTISKTFALPVIHITHDLEEARSLADTLLPIVQGRIDQGWLTDHPISVAGERRAPRRGKIVDLCQRPGFKEAAEG, from the coding sequence ATGGGGCTTAAGGTCAATATCGTCAAAGCACTTCCCGGCTTTGATATCAATATCTCCTTTGCGTGCGGCAGTGGTGAATTTCTGGCCCTGGTCGGGCCGTCGGGAGCCGGCAAAACTACCATTATGCGGATCATCGCCGGTCTTGACCAGCCTGATGTCGGCCGGATTTCCTTCAACGAAGTGAGCTGGCTCGACAGCAGGCAGGGGATCAATCTGCCGCCGCAGAAACGCAACCTCGGCTATGTCTTTCAGGAATACACCCTGTTCCCGAATCTGACGGTGTGGAAGAACGTGGCTTTTGCCGCAAAGGATAATGCGGTGGTGGCCGAGCTTCTGAAACTCTTTGATATCCTGCATCTGCGGGACAGAAAGCCCCGCAAACTGTCCGGGGGCGAGCGGCAGCGGGTGGCGCTGGCCCAGGCCCTGGCCAGAGAGCCGGATATCCTGCTGCTGGACGAACCGTTTTCCGCGCTGGATGTGGTCTCCCGGCAGAAGTTGCGGCAGGAAGTGAAAACGATCAGCAAAACATTCGCCCTGCCGGTGATCCATATCACCCATGACCTGGAAGAGGCCCGTTCTCTTGCCGATACCCTGCTGCCCATAGTTCAGGGCCGAATCGACCAGGGGTGGCTGACCGATCACCCGATATCGGTTGCCGGAGAAAGAAGAGCGCCCCGGCGCGGCAAGATCGTCGATCTTTGTCAGCGCCCGGGTTTCAAGGAGGCGGCGGAGGGATAA
- a CDS encoding radical SAM protein, translating into MTTTNSQPVKDYSRHPCFNAKIKGQYGRVHLPVAPKCNIQCNFCNRKYDCVNESRPGVTSTILSPDQALVYMEKVLDKEPRISVAGIAGPGDPFANPEETMTTMRLISGKFPETILCLASNGMGIGPYIEELAELNVSHVTITVNAVDPSIGAKIYSFIKDGKIVYHGVQGATLLLERQLAAIAKLKKFGITVKINTIVIPGINDQHVEAIAAKMKELGADLLNCMAMFPNVGTPFGELPQPGKEQMAGIRNVAEKYLPQMRHCTRCRADAVGLLDDDKTEEFRGCLSACATLPKIEGVTRPYVAVSTNEGVLVNQHLGEAEKLQIWEQQGDSFRLVAERETPEAGGGVRRWTALTRLLGDCRALLTSNIGETPATLLQESGVKVAVMNGFIEEGLEAIYAGREVNAYKGRRKSCAEGGCSGTGSGCS; encoded by the coding sequence ATGACAACCACAAACTCTCAGCCGGTCAAAGACTACTCCAGACATCCTTGTTTTAATGCGAAAATCAAGGGGCAATATGGTCGGGTCCATCTGCCGGTGGCGCCGAAATGCAATATCCAGTGCAACTTCTGCAACCGCAAATACGACTGCGTCAACGAATCGCGGCCCGGAGTGACCAGCACCATTCTTTCCCCCGACCAGGCCCTGGTCTATATGGAGAAGGTCCTCGATAAAGAGCCGCGGATCTCGGTGGCCGGGATTGCCGGACCGGGCGATCCTTTTGCCAACCCGGAAGAGACCATGACCACCATGCGGCTGATCAGCGGGAAGTTCCCGGAAACCATTCTCTGCCTCGCCTCAAACGGGATGGGTATCGGGCCCTATATCGAGGAGCTGGCCGAACTGAATGTCTCCCATGTGACGATTACGGTGAACGCGGTCGATCCTTCGATCGGGGCGAAGATCTACAGCTTCATCAAAGACGGCAAGATCGTTTACCACGGGGTCCAGGGAGCAACGCTGTTGCTTGAACGACAATTGGCGGCCATTGCCAAACTGAAAAAATTCGGGATCACCGTCAAGATCAACACCATCGTTATTCCGGGGATCAATGACCAGCATGTGGAGGCGATTGCCGCCAAAATGAAGGAGCTGGGGGCGGACCTGTTGAACTGCATGGCGATGTTCCCCAATGTCGGCACTCCGTTTGGTGAACTGCCCCAGCCGGGGAAAGAGCAGATGGCCGGGATTCGCAATGTGGCTGAGAAATACCTGCCCCAGATGCGGCACTGCACCCGCTGCCGGGCCGATGCGGTGGGGCTTCTTGATGATGATAAGACCGAGGAGTTTCGGGGCTGTCTGTCGGCCTGCGCGACCCTGCCGAAGATCGAGGGAGTCACCCGACCCTACGTGGCGGTCTCGACCAACGAGGGGGTGCTGGTCAATCAGCATCTCGGCGAGGCGGAAAAACTGCAGATCTGGGAACAGCAGGGTGACTCCTTCCGGCTGGTCGCCGAGCGGGAGACCCCCGAAGCGGGTGGCGGCGTGCGCCGCTGGACCGCCTTGACCAGACTCCTCGGCGATTGCCGGGCGCTGCTGACCAGCAATATCGGCGAGACCCCGGCAACCCTGCTGCAAGAGTCCGGGGTGAAGGTGGCGGTGATGAACGGCTTTATCGAAGAAGGGTTGGAAGCGATCTATGCAGGCCGGGAGGTCAATGCCTATAAAGGGCGCCGGAAATCGTGCGCCGAGGGCGGGTGCTCGGGCACCGGCTCCGGCTGCAGCTGA
- a CDS encoding pyruvate carboxyltransferase has protein sequence MKGIIDSTLREGEQTVGVSFSPELKLEMIRRLCRIGVEEIEVGTATRYDTTPALLIRKCREERLPARLALWCRCNEKDIAAAAEAGPDVLSLSIPVSDLHLEKKLGKSRAWVLAKVEESLGYARKLGLPFVSLGFEDATRADPDYVGIVVREAARCGVDRIRLADTVGVASPAGIAGLVRRIQEISAVEIGVHMHNDFGMATANSIAAIDSGADWADATILGLGERAGNARLEELAAFLSLQRNHHYQVGLIPDLSRLVAEAVGTGIEPHRPVIGGDIFACETGLHLQGLQREPVTYEPFPPEAVRAERLLLFGAKVGRREIGDCLGADHGGMSEGDYDSIVTRIREMAGSSGYPLRLEKFSAVVRSMAAGCIPG, from the coding sequence ATGAAGGGAATAATCGACAGCACGCTGCGGGAAGGAGAACAGACTGTCGGGGTCTCCTTTTCACCTGAACTGAAACTTGAGATGATCAGACGGCTCTGCCGGATCGGGGTGGAGGAGATCGAGGTCGGAACTGCCACCAGGTACGACACCACCCCCGCCCTGCTGATCAGGAAATGCCGGGAGGAGCGGCTCCCGGCGCGACTTGCCCTCTGGTGCCGCTGCAACGAAAAGGACATCGCCGCTGCCGCAGAGGCCGGGCCGGACGTTTTGTCCCTGTCCATTCCGGTGTCGGATCTGCATCTTGAAAAGAAACTCGGAAAATCGAGGGCATGGGTCCTGGCCAAAGTTGAAGAGTCTCTCGGGTATGCAAGAAAACTGGGGCTCCCTTTTGTCTCTCTCGGATTTGAAGACGCGACCCGGGCCGATCCCGATTACGTGGGAATCGTGGTCAGGGAAGCGGCGCGGTGCGGGGTCGATCGGATCAGGCTCGCCGACACGGTTGGAGTGGCAAGTCCGGCCGGGATCGCCGGGCTCGTCAGGCGGATACAAGAGATTTCAGCCGTGGAAATCGGCGTTCATATGCATAACGATTTCGGGATGGCCACCGCCAATTCCATTGCCGCCATTGACAGCGGCGCCGACTGGGCCGACGCGACCATCCTCGGCCTTGGTGAACGGGCAGGTAATGCCCGGCTTGAAGAGCTGGCAGCGTTCCTCTCCCTGCAGCGCAATCATCACTATCAGGTCGGCCTGATTCCGGATCTGAGCAGGTTGGTCGCAGAGGCGGTCGGCACCGGGATCGAACCACATCGACCGGTGATCGGCGGCGACATCTTTGCCTGCGAAACGGGTTTGCACCTCCAGGGTCTTCAGCGGGAGCCGGTCACCTATGAGCCGTTTCCTCCCGAGGCGGTCCGGGCGGAAAGGTTGTTGCTTTTCGGCGCCAAGGTCGGGAGAAGGGAGATCGGTGACTGCCTGGGCGCAGACCACGGCGGAATGTCTGAAGGTGACTACGACTCCATTGTCACCCGGATCAGGGAAATGGCTGGTTCTTCAGGGTATCCGCTGCGGCTGGAGAAATTTTCCGCGGTGGTCAGAAGCATGGCGGCCGGCTGCATCCCGGGCTGA